The Cygnus atratus isolate AKBS03 ecotype Queensland, Australia chromosome 19, CAtr_DNAZoo_HiC_assembly, whole genome shotgun sequence genome includes a window with the following:
- the SURF2 gene encoding surfeit locus protein 2 produces MAEVPEEVRLFLRQHPLLGVAAPGKVRCRLTGHELPCRLAELQAYTDGKKYRRLARTAGEFDYEKFEPHIVPSTKNLHQLFCKLTLRHINKFPEHVLCHVQGKRYQRALKAYEECQKKGVEYVPACLRQKQQRRQHPDDQMNGSRQPQREEEFWEPKSPRTDEDGEGTDEDGEETDDSMSDLYPPELFPEKSPAAPQNTEASDDFAIDSKEDEAKLTGENGVVNGEDGGRTDVNRAAGKRGKKQSGPSRKKFKRCHQKPKNFRKATNGK; encoded by the exons GTGAGGTGCAGGCTGACCGGCCACGAGCTGCCGTGCCGGCTGGCGGAGCTGCAGGCGTACACTGACGGCAAGAAGTACCGGCGGCTGGCGAGGACCGCCGGGGAGTTTGACTATGAGAAGTTTGAGCCCCACATAGTGCCCAGCACAAAGAACCT ACATCAGCTGTTCTGCAAGCTCACCCTCAGACACATCAACAAGTTTCCAGAGCACGTGCTCTGTCACGTCCAAGGGAAACGCTATCAGAGGGCCCTGAAAGCAT ACGAGGAGTGCCAGAAGAAAGGGGTGGAATATGTCCCTGCCTGCTTGCGACAGAAGCAGCAACGGAGGCAGCACCCTGACGACCAAATGAACGGGAGCAGGCAGCCtcagagagaggaagaattCTGGGAGCCAAAGTCTCCCAGGACAGATGAGGATGGAGAGGGGACAGATGAGGATGGAGAGGAGACGGATGACAGCATGAGTGATCTGTACCCAC cTGAGCTCTTCCCTGAAAaaagcccagcagctccacAAAACACAGAGGCCAGCGATGACTTTGCAATAGACAGCAAAGAAGATGAGGCCAAGCTGACTGGGGAGAACGGTGTTGTGAACGGTGAGGATGGTGGAAGAACGGATGTGAACAGAGCAGCTGGCAAGAGGGGAAAG AAACAGTCAGGCCCTTCAAGGAAAAAATTCAAGCGTTGTCATCAGAAACCCAAGAACTTCAGGAAAGCAACCAATGGCAAATAA